The Pongo pygmaeus isolate AG05252 chromosome 20, NHGRI_mPonPyg2-v2.0_pri, whole genome shotgun sequence sequence cttttagtgtattcacaattgtgcagccatcacaatttttttttttaaagagtcttgctttgttgcccaagctggagtgcactagtgcaatctcagctcactgcaacccccacctcccgggttcaagtgattctcccacctcagcctcccgagtagctgggattacaggcgcgcgcctgtaatcaccacacccggctaatttttgtatttttagtggagacggggtttcaccatgctggccaagctggtctcgaactcctaacctcaagtgatctgcctaccttggcctcccaaagtcctgggattacaggcgcgagccaccgcgcctggccagcataatgttttcaagggttatccatattgttgcatctatcaatacttcatttctctttattgtcAAATACTATTCATTggatgaatataccacattttatttattcattagttgGTTGATACTTgggtttccaccttttggctattatgagtaatgctgctgtgaacatttgtgtacaagtttttgcatctgttttcatttctcttgggtacataagtaggagtgcaattgctgagtgatgtggtaattctatgtttaaccatTTAAGTAACTGCCAGACTGCTTCCTACAGCAGCTGCAATTTTTCATTCCccccagcagtgtatgaggatgccaatttctccacattctcgccaacactttgtttttttttattatagccattctaagtGGGTGCAAAATGGTAttcctttgtggttttgatttgcatttctctgatggctaatgatgctgagcatcttttcatatgtttatgagccatttgtataccttctttggagaaacgtcTGTAcagatcctttgctcactttttgtgcctcagcctccagagtagctgggactacagatgtgcaccactaggcccggctaatttttggatttttaacagagacgggattttgccatgttggccaggctggtctcaaactcctgagctcaagtgatccagcttccttggcctcccaaagcgttaggattacaggcgtgagctgctgcgcctggtcccctttgcccacttttaaattgggttatttggcACCAGCccacatcgtgaaaccctgtctctactaaaaatacaaaaattagctgggatggtggcgtgagcctgtaattccagatactcaggaggtggaggttgcagtgagctgagattgtgccactgcactccagcctgggcgactgagtgagactccgtctcaaaaaaaaaaaaaatgccgggggcggtggctcacgcctgtaatcccagcactttgggaggccgagacgggcggatcacgaggtcaggagatcgagaccatcctggctaacatggtgaaaccccgtctctactaaaaatacaaaaaaaattagcctggcatagtggtgggcgcctgtagtcccagctactcaggaggctgaggcaggagaatggcgtgaacccaggaggcggagcttgcagtgagccaagatcacgccactgcactccagcctgggcaactgagtgagactccgtctccaaaaaaaaaaaaaaaaggttggggggtgttatttatcttttcattattgAGTTGCAAGGGCTCTTTATATAGTCTAGATGCAAGTTCCTCATCAGGTATATGATTTGCAACTACAGTATCTTCTCCCATTAGTGGGTTGtcttttccctttcttaaaaaaattttttgagacatggtctttgtcacccaggctagattgcagtggtacagtcataactcactgcagcctcaaactcctgggcttaagcaatcctcccacctcagccttccaagtaactaggactacaggtttgcattaccacatctggctaatttttaatctttttgtagagCAAGCcccttgctatgttgtccaggctggtcatgaactcctgggctcaaatgatcctcctgcctcagcctcccaaagcgctaggatacaggtgtgtgccacctcacctggcctctcttcactttcttgatagtgtctttgGGATCACAAAAGTTTTTTagttctggccgggtgcagtggcacacgcctgtaatcccagtactttgggaggccaaggcaggaagatcacttgaggtcaggagttcaagaccagcctggccaacatggtgaaaccccatctccactaaaaatacaaaaattagccaggcgtggtggcacgtgcctgtaatcctggctgctccgggaggctgaggcaggagaacccaggagacagagattgcagtgagccaagattgcgctactgcactccagtctaggtgacaaagtgggagtccgtctcaaaaaaaaaaaaagttatttagttCTGATGCAATTCAATTGAtggattttttccttttgttacttTTTGAACCTGTTTTTGAACCACAGGTGACCTCAGAGCCCTGAGGCATCTCTCCATGCTGAGAAGCAGTTACACCTTACGATTATGAGCATGGACTCTGGAACTGGATGGCTAGCATTCAAATCCCAGTTTACTTAGCTGTGGTCTTGGGGaagttacttaaactttctgtgcttcagtttcctcatctagacAATGGGGATAATGATGTCTGCCTCATAGGCTTGCTCTGAGGCTCAAATATGTAAATTCATGTAAAGTACTTACAACAACCTCCAAACTGTATAAACAGTATAATTGATAGAACACAAATTATGAATTCAGTACATAGATTTAGCACTGTATAAATGCATGCTGTAATTATTGTGGCACTTGCTATAATATCGTTATTGTTATAGTATTTTCCATTGTTATACAAGTATCTTCTATAGTATTGTTGCTGTTTATACTGCATCTTCCAACTTGGAAGGTGAGTatgggccaggtggggtggctcaggcctgtaatcctagtactttgagaggttgaggagggaagatctcttgaggccaggagtttgagaccagcctgggcaacagagtgaggcccatctctataaaacaaaaattaaattaataaaaaatttttaaaaagaaggtggctggcccggcgcggtggctcacgcctgtaatcccagcacttcgggaggccaaagtaggcggatcatgaggtcaggagatcgagaccatcttggccaacatggtgaaaccccgtctctactaaattacaaaaacttagatgggcatggtgacccgtgcctgtaatcccagctacttgggaggctgaggcaggcgaatcacttgaacctgggaggcagaggttgcagtgagctgaggttgtggtgagctgagattgtgccattgcactccagcctggcgacagagcaagactccgtctcaaaaaaaaaaaaaaaaaagaaaaaattaaaaaaaaaaaaaattacccaggcgtggtggtgtgcacttgtagtcccagctactcaggaggctgagacaggaaaatcgcttaaacttgggacgtggaggttgctgtgagccaggatcatgtcactgcactccagcttgggcgacagagcaagactctgtctccaaaaaaaaaagtgagtatcGTTCCACCTACTTGACAGATGAGGCCACTAAGCCCCACCAGAGAGCATGCTTGGCCGATGAGCTCACTCATTCCTGGTGCCCCTGACGTTTCTGCCGGTTTCTTGTCCCAGCAGGTTGGGGGCGCCTGCCCCCCACTAAGCCAAGTGGAGGGGGTCCCTCCGTCCAATGGGCCTGGCCAGGGCCCTACGCCGCCTCAGCGGCGCCCTGGATTCGGGAGACAGCCGGGCGGGCGATGAAGAGGAGGCCGGGCCCGGGATGTGCCGCAACGGGTGGGCGCCAGCACCGGTGCAGTCACCCGTGAGCCGGCGCCGCGGTCGCTTCGTCAAGAAAGACGGGCACTGCAACGTGCGCTTCGTGAACCTGGGTGGCCAGGGCGCGCGCTATCTGAGCGACCTGTTCACCACGTGCGTGGACGTGCGCTGGCGCTGGATGTGCCTGCTCTTCTCCTGCTCCTTCCTCGCCTCCTGGCTGCTCTTCGGCCTGGCCTTCTGGCTGATTGCCTCGCTGCACGGCGACCTGGCCGCCCCGCCACCGCCCGCGCCCTGCTTCTCACACGTGGCCAGCTTCCTGGCCGCCTTCCTCTTCGCGCTGGAGACGCAGACGTCCATCGGCTACGGCGTGCGCAGCGTCACCGAGGAGTGCCCGGCCGCTGTGGCCGCCGTGGTGCTGCAGTGCATTGCCGGCTGCGTGCTCGACGCCTTCGTCGTGGGTGCTGTCatggccaagatggccaaaccCAAGAAGCGCAACGAGACGCTGGTCTTCAGCGAGAACGCCGTCGTGGCGCTGCGCGACCACCGCCTCTGCCTCATGTGGCGCGTCGGCAACCTGCGCCGCAGCCACCTGGTCGAGGCCCACGTGCGTGCCCAGCTGCTGCAGGTGCGCCCGGGAGGAGAGGCGGGGACTTCCGTGAGCCCTGGGGGATTGTGGGAGATGTAGGCCCGAGGGCGAGGGGCGTGCGGTCCTGGAGGGGGCGTGGACTACAACTCCCAGCAGCCTCTCGGGCCTGTGGCCTGCGAATGGGTCACTGGGCAGCTGGGGATGTAAACCCAACAGAGAGGTATGTGACCAGCTCTTCCTGGAGGCCTGGATTTGGGGCATACAGAGCTTCCTGTGGCTTGAGGATGGGCCGCCCGTGGGTAGACCTGAAAGGGCCACGCCTGGCCTGTCAAGGCTCTGGGCCGTAATTCCCAGAAGCCTCTGGGTCAAGGGACCTGTCCAAAGATGGGGTGGCCTCAGATGCAGCTTTGCGAGGGGGTGGTGGAGGGTCTGCGTGACCGTTCTATTACTCGGGTGTACAATTCTCACTGGACACTGGCACAGTTGGAGGCCTGTGACTTGAGGCCCCCAGGAGAAGCAGGCCCTGGGATGGGTGCAGCTCATCGCTGTGGAGCACAGTTCTCCAGGCCTCTAGGTGTGGGGTCCTGCAGCATCTGTGGGAGAATTCATTCCCCACCTCAGTGGCCCATTGTGTCCCACCAGCCTCCTAACCTCTGAGAGCAGGGTGGAGGTGGCAATGAAACGAAACTGCACCTCCCATTGGCCCGTGGGGTAGTGGCTCCCTCCCATGCCCTGAGGAAGGGGCCTTAGCGTTCCTAGAATTATGGCCAAATTGCTCAAACATCTCCGTTCCCAAGAAActctgggccagcagctgccGTTGCCCAAGTAAAGTGACTTTAGAACTCTGGGCTGAGGCTGGACTTGGAGAGGATCAGGGGTGGTGGGAGCTGCAACTCCCAGCCGCCTCTGGGGTTCCTCTACTTGAGGCTCCCAGAGACAGTTACAAGAGGAGGATAGGTGCCCACCTCCCACTTCAATCTCCTGCCTGAAGCTTTGAGATACCAGGATTCATGAATACGAGGGACACTGGCTCTTGCAGAAATCTGTGGGGCAGTGACTTGGCCTGGGAGGTGGCTATGGAACCAGCGGGTAGACGGGGGTGAAATACCCACACCCCACAAAGCGTGCTCACACACAGAATGACATGGAAGGGCTTGCAGTTGCCCTGGCAGCTGGGATAGCTCAGGGGAGAGCCCAGGGATAAGCCTGAGGCAGTGGTGGGTGCAGAATGTTGGACCTAGGTTGCCCTAACTGCCCCTTCTTGTCATCTGATTTATCTTTCTCTGGCCACATACTAAAAgccatttttctttccctctccttctccaatTCTCTGTTGGATGTCATCCTTATTTTCCGTTGTCGCTTTGATTTCATCTCTGTCTTGCTGATTTGTGTGTCTCTATGCCAATATCactctgtccctctctccttctcttcccccgCCACACCCCTCTTCCCGTTTTCTACCCCCAAACCCTgagtctctttcctctctctttatctctgggtctctgtcctgTGTCCCATGCTATCTCTGGACCTCCATCCTCCCCTCCTGGATCTCTGGCTCCCTCACTGGGTTTCTGTGCCCTCCCCTGCATCTctgacttcctctctctctgggttGCCGGCCCCATCTCTTGATCTGTGTTCTCACCCTTTCCTTCACTCCTGTGGTCTTtgccttcttctttctctgcatctcttcctctctctcactccGTCTCTGCCCGTCTCTGTGCTCCCTGCTGTCTGTCTTTGGCTCCTCGCCTCCTGCTGCAGCCCCGTGTGACCCCAGAGGGTGAGTACATCCCGCTGGACCACCAGGATGTGGATGTGGGCTTTGATGGAGGCACCGATCGTATCTTCCTCGTGTCCCCCATCACCATCGTCCATGAGATCGACTCTGCCAGTCCTCTGTATGAACTAGGACGTGCGGAGCTGGCCAGGGCTGACTTCGAGCTGGTGGTCATTCTCGAGGGGATGGTTGAGGCCACAGCCATGACCACACAGTGTCGCTCATCCTACCTCCCTGGTGAACTGCTCTGGGGCCATCGTTTTGAGCCAGTTCTCTTCCAGCGTGGCTCCCAGTATGAGGTCGACTATCGCCACTTCCATCGCACTTACGAGGTCCCAGGGACACCGGTCTGCAGTGCTAAGGAGCTGGATGAACGGGCAGAGCAGGCTTCCCACAGCCTCAAGTCTAGTTTCCCCGGCTCTCTGACTGCATTTTGTTATGAGAATGAACTTGCTCTGAGCTGCTGCCAGGAGGAAGATGAGGACGATGagactgaggaagggaatggggtggaaaCAGAAGATGGGGCTGCTAGCCCCCGAGTTCTCACACCAACCCTGGCGCTGACCCTGCCTCCATGATGCAAACTGATGTCCCCTTCCCCATGTGTGCCCCCTTCCCCAAGGTAGCAAGATGGAGAGATGGGGCTCTCTCCTGGGATGGGGGCAGGTGTTCCCAAATACCGACAGGCCTGCTGGGTAAATGACTAGGTGGTAAGGTTCTGCCA is a genomic window containing:
- the KCNJ14 gene encoding ATP-sensitive inward rectifier potassium channel 14 encodes the protein MGLARALRRLSGALDSGDSRAGDEEEAGPGMCRNGWAPAPVQSPVSRRRGRFVKKDGHCNVRFVNLGGQGARYLSDLFTTCVDVRWRWMCLLFSCSFLASWLLFGLAFWLIASLHGDLAAPPPPAPCFSHVASFLAAFLFALETQTSIGYGVRSVTEECPAAVAAVVLQCIAGCVLDAFVVGAVMAKMAKPKKRNETLVFSENAVVALRDHRLCLMWRVGNLRRSHLVEAHVRAQLLQPRVTPEGEYIPLDHQDVDVGFDGGTDRIFLVSPITIVHEIDSASPLYELGRAELARADFELVVILEGMVEATAMTTQCRSSYLPGELLWGHRFEPVLFQRGSQYEVDYRHFHRTYEVPGTPVCSAKELDERAEQASHSLKSSFPGSLTAFCYENELALSCCQEEDEDDETEEGNGVETEDGAASPRVLTPTLALTLPP